The window AGTCATGGAAAAACGACAATCACTTCGATGATCATGCATGTATTGAAGAAGCAACACATTGATTTTGATTATCTTGTCGGAGCAAAAATTGAGGGTTTTGATATCATGGTCAGGCTGTCGGATGCACCCATTATTGTGATCGAAGGAGATGAGTACCTGACCTCAGCGCTCGATCCACGTCCGAAATTCCTCCATTATAAACCCCACATTGCCCTGATCAGTGGCATTGCGTGGGATCATATTAATGTTTTCCCAACCTTTGAAGGATATGTTGATCAGTTCGGGCAATTCATCAAAAGCATCGAAAGCGGTGGAAGTGTCATTTACTGCGGTGAAGATGAGGAACTTCTTAAAGTTGTTCGTAGTTCATTATGGGATGGAAATAAGATCCCTTACCTATTACCGGATTTTGAGAATGATCAAGGAAAAACATGGATCATCCAGTCAGGAAGTGTAACTCAGGTGCATCCTTTGAATGTATTCGGCAAACACAATTTATTAAATATCAGTGGTGCGCGTGAAGTGTGTAAATTATTGGGAGTGAATGAAACTGAGTTCTACCAGGCCATAACCACCTTTAAGGGAGCTGCCAACAGGCTTGAGTTTGTCTCCGGAAACCAGCACTCAGCCATTTTTAAGGATTTTGCACATGCTCCTTCAAAACTTAAAGCCACGGTGGAGGCAGCGAAAAGTCAATACCCGGAGCGAAAACTGATTGCTGTGATGGAGTTACACACCTTCAGCAGTTTGAGTAAAAATTTTCTGTCTCATTACAGGAAAAGCATGGATCAGGCCGATATTCCGGTTGTTTTTTTCAATCCACATGCCATCGCTTTGAAGAAGCTCGACCCGATATCAGAAGAAGATGTAATCGAAGGATTTGACAATCCTGACCTGAAAGTATTTACTGAAGCAAAGGCCTTGGAAAATTTTATCCGCAGCCAGCAAATGACCCATACAAACCTGTTGATGATGAGCTCAGGGAATTTTGGCGGGATTGACCTGAAAAGACTTGCCGTAGATCTGTTCCCTTAAGGGTTGGGGCAAAAAATGATGTTCAACAAATGGAGTTTTCTTGCTGACAATCCTTATGAATTCATCTTCAGCAGGTTCAATCCAATGCTGCAGTCCAGGCACTTCTTAAGTTTGCAGTAATTGTTTTTAAGTTCTATCAGTGCCTGCGATTCGAAAGCGTTTGCGGCTTTTATTCCGATACTTTCCCAGCCCCGGGTAATAGCATTGGATTCGGGTTCAATGGAGATCAGCAAAGCCATTGCTTTTTCACGGAATTGTTCCTCGTCTTTCACTATGCTA of the Bacteroidales bacterium genome contains:
- a CDS encoding peptidoglycan synthetase; the encoded protein is SHGKTTITSMIMHVLKKQHIDFDYLVGAKIEGFDIMVRLSDAPIIVIEGDEYLTSALDPRPKFLHYKPHIALISGIAWDHINVFPTFEGYVDQFGQFIKSIESGGSVIYCGEDEELLKVVRSSLWDGNKIPYLLPDFENDQGKTWIIQSGSVTQVHPLNVFGKHNLLNISGAREVCKLLGVNETEFYQAITTFKGAANRLEFVSGNQHSAIFKDFAHAPSKLKATVEAAKSQYPERKLIAVMELHTFSSLSKNFLSHYRKSMDQADIPVVFFNPHAIALKKLDPISEEDVIEGFDNPDLKVFTEAKALENFIRSQQMTHTNLLMMSSGNFGGIDLKRLAVDLFP